From Lolium perenne isolate Kyuss_39 chromosome 5, Kyuss_2.0, whole genome shotgun sequence, a single genomic window includes:
- the LOC127300741 gene encoding ASI1-immunoprecipitated protein 2 isoform X2 yields MKSGVGSALGGCASTVKQADTGSQGTFSVALRKKRGRTAPPSSRCLRGKKDDKVMDSDDAINNLNHACNVQATAVKNTTAVDKTAQAILDDVYKAEMNSTSSDNESAEEVEDVKVCDICGDVGDEEKLAVCNRCNDGAEHIYCMQVMMEKVPEVEWFCEECQAEVDFGKANLQKSQVKVGISKQESIEEKINKPINAAQGRSSSENEVDAETVGRKEWNEANQAIDTVTRRNEEDARIMTVAKQNIPEPGVLLMGSDSRKRIPLSRDSSFRLVMEKGKQPTPQVPTLLASSAAKSQAPPFAGQLSKSTSFNTSKVPKVKQLVNEAPQKTKTLKAQLTSSMKKEGPMCLSAKPSSFKKPKTCESAIKAKTSTIPPAEELTVINLPVSRNASNDRGTSILGCPSIAGSIAFPVQSKAESAAERLTTGNNTATFSNLGVANEQGAGNVPGNSELNKPLLAKAPVSVTSTSSPRSLGILGSGSQRNVFQKTCSQQFTAVHSRGQKTCSQQFTAVGRRPVHSSSTMSSDLMDKLSQAFLPGDKTIVSTVPELDYIWQGDFELWRTGRSPELCDGFQAHLSCTASRKVLEVAKKFPSRVQLEELPRQDSWPMQFQENGPTHENIGVFFFARDAHSYEHHYSKLVQNMLNNDLALRGNIETAELLIFPSNILSNNSQRWNMFYFLWGVFRVTKKGHDGAEPDCNSFSSATCADHQYIQVSEANIQGCSNEENSSGQPLGGTDLEDYCHDSIRTCCLTDSRGSINDVSTALARKRKIHAYPDSQKKMSDSSCCYADEPNVYVNTMPVTCSISSIHEQDNQSRVINFNNTESLMDIYHFNSVELNSGAVNPVSHASGGAQKRKVDMLNWTDGVNGSLDKKIKLDNVSSTVESSVSENIRDGYPLAASSVDDCTDNKAMPGTSKSNGKCIFPLDLNAVDDDATTGNVVTILSSDDEDLPEQNTQGPKLELGDNEFSGKSIFSFSPMVEEKWNKGESLPTDTSGVLSLAIAFPASKEQAGKMQSESCNGL; encoded by the exons ATGAAGTCAGGAGTAGGCAGTGCCCTTGGTGGTTGTGCATCTACAGTAAAGCAGGCCGACACTGGTTCACAAG GGACCTTCAGTGTGGCTCTAAGgaagaaaagaggaagaacagCACCTCCATCTTCTAGATGTTTACGTGGTAAAAAGGATGATAAGGTCATGGACAGTGATGATGCTATTAACAATTTGAACCATGCTTGTAATGTGCAAGCAACTGCTGTTAAGAACACTACTGCTGTGGATAAGACTGCTCAAGCAATATTGGATGAT GTTTATAAGGCAGAAATGAATTCCACGTCCTCAGACAATGAGAGTGCCGAAGAAGTTGAGGAT GTGAAAGTTTGTGACATATGTGGAGATGTTGGCGATGAGGAGAAGCTTGCTGTTTGCAATAGATGTAATGATGGTGCTGAGCATAT TTACTGTATgcaggtgatgatggaaaaggtTCCAGAGGTTGAGTGGTTTTGCGAAGAGTGCCAAGCTGAAGTAGATTTTGGAAAAGCTAACTTGCAAAAATCTCAAGTGAAGGTTGGCATTTCAAAGCAAGAGTCTATTGAAGAGAAAATCAATAAACCTATCAATGCTGCACAGGGCAGAAGTTCTTCTGAGAATGAAGTGGATGCTGAAACTGTTGGCAGAAAAGAATGGAATGAAGCAAATCAAGCCATTGATACGGTTACTAGGAGGAACGAAGAAGATGCAAGGATTATGACCGTGGCTAAGCAAAACATTCCTGAACCTGGGGTCTTATTGATGGGGTCTGACTCCAGAAAAAGAATACCTCTGTCACGCGACAGCTCATTCAGGTTGGTTATGGAGAAAGGGAAGCAACCCACTCCCCAAGTACCAACCTTATTGGCGTCTAGTGCTGCCAAGAGTCAGGCACCACCATTTGCTG GTCAACTCTCCAAGTCCACCTCCTTCAACACCTCTAAGGTCCCCAAGGTGAAGCAACTAGTGAATGAAGCTCCTCAGAAGACCAAAACTTTGAAGGCTCAGTTGACCTCTAGTATGAAAAAAGAGGGTCCAATGTGCCTATCTGCAAAGCCATCATCATTCAAAAAGCCCAAAACGTGTGAATCAGCAATCAAGGCAAAGACTTCCACCATACCACCTGCCGAGGAGCTAACTGTGATAAATTTACCAGTGAGCCGAAATGCAAGTAATGATAGAGGCACTTCTATCTTAGGATGTCCATCCATTGCTGGATCAATTGCTTTTCCAGTTCAGTCAAAAGCAGAATCTGCAGCCGAGCGTCTCACTACAGGAAATAACACAGCCACTTTTAGTAATTTAGGAGTTGCCAATGAGCAGGGTGCTGGAAACGTTCCTG GAAACAGTGAGCTAAATAAGCCACTTTTAGCAAAAGCACCAGTGAGTGTAACATCAACTAGTTCTCCGAGATCCTTAGGTATTCTTGGTTCTGGTTCCCAAAGAAATGTGTTCCAGAAGACCTGTTCACAGCAGTTCACAGCAGTTCACAGCCGTGGGCAGAAGACCTGTTCACAGCAGTTCACAGCCGTAGGCAGAAGACCTGTTCACAGCAGTTCTACTATGTCAAGTGATCTGATGGACAAATTGAGTCAAGCCTTTTTACCTGGTGATAAAACAATAGTTTCAACTGTTCCAGAGTTGGATTATATTTGGCA AGGTGATTTTGAGCTGTGGAGGACTGGAAGATCACCTGAGCTATGTGATGGTTTTCAAGCTCACTTATCATGTACCGCTTCACGAAAAGTGCTGGAAGTAGCAAAGAAATTCCCTTCAAGAGTCCAGCTTGAAGAACTACCTCGTCAGGACTCATGGCCCATGCAGTTTCAGGAAAATGGACCCACGCATGAAAATATTGGTGTTTTCTTCTTTGCTAGAGATGCCCATAG CTATGAACATCATTACAGTAAATTGGTTCAAAATATGCTAAACAACGACTTGGCACTCAGAGGAAATATCGAAACAGCTGAATTGCTTATATTCCCTTCCAACATCCTGTCAAACAACTCCCAGA GATGGAATATGTTTTATTTTCTGTGGGGTGTGTTTAGAGTAACAAAAAAAGGTCATGATGGTGCTGAACCAGATTGCAATTCGTTTAGTTCAGCTACTTGTGCAGACCATCAATATATCCAAGTTTCGGAAGCTAATATTCAGGGATGTTCAAATGAAGAGAACTCTTCGGGTCAGCCTCTGGGTGGAACAGATTTGGAAGATTATTGTCATGATTCAATTAGAACATGCTGTTTAACAGATAGCAGGGGTTCAATCAATGATGTTTCCACTGCTCTGGCAAGAAAACGCAAG ATACATGCATATCCAGACTCTCAAAAGAAAATGTCGGATTCTTCCTGCTGTTATGCTGATGAGCCAAATGTTTATGTAAATACAATGCCAGTAACTTGCTCTATCTCATCCATCCACGAACAAG ATAATCAGAGCAGAGTCATTAACTTCAACAATACAGAGAGCCTGATGGATATATATCATTTTAATAGTGTTGAATTGAACTCTGGTGCAGTGAATCCTGTTTCGCATGCATCAGGTGGGGCACAAAAACGGAAAGTTGATATGCTGAACTGGACTGATGGAGTCAATGGATCACTGGATAAGAAAATTAAATTGGATAATGTATCATCCACTGTGGAGTCTAGTGTAAGTGAGAATATTAGAGATGGTTACCCTCTAGCAGCTTCATCTGTGGATGATTGCACTGACAATAAGGCAATGCCTGGAACCTCGAAGAGTAATGGAAAGTGCATATTTCCGCTAGATCTAAATGCGGTGGATGATGATGCAACTACTGGAAATGTTGTAACTATTCTGTCTTCTGATGATGAAGATTTACCTGAACAGAACACGCAAGGTCCTAAGCTAGAGCTGGGGGACAACGAATTTTCTGGAAAATCCATCTTTTCGTTCTCTCCCATGGTTGAAGAAAAGTGGAATAAGGGAGAGTCGCTGCCTACTGATACGTCAGGTGTCCTGTCCCTTGCCATTGCATTCCCAGCGTCAAAGGAACAAGCTGGTAAAATGCAATCGGAGTCATGCAACGGGCTCTAG
- the LOC127300741 gene encoding ASI1-immunoprecipitated protein 2 isoform X1, producing MKSGVGSALGGCASTVKQADTGSQGTFSVALRKKRGRTAPPSSRCLRGKKDDKVMDSDDAINNLNHACNVQATAVKNTTAVDKTAQAILDDQVYKAEMNSTSSDNESAEEVEDVKVCDICGDVGDEEKLAVCNRCNDGAEHIYCMQVMMEKVPEVEWFCEECQAEVDFGKANLQKSQVKVGISKQESIEEKINKPINAAQGRSSSENEVDAETVGRKEWNEANQAIDTVTRRNEEDARIMTVAKQNIPEPGVLLMGSDSRKRIPLSRDSSFRLVMEKGKQPTPQVPTLLASSAAKSQAPPFAGQLSKSTSFNTSKVPKVKQLVNEAPQKTKTLKAQLTSSMKKEGPMCLSAKPSSFKKPKTCESAIKAKTSTIPPAEELTVINLPVSRNASNDRGTSILGCPSIAGSIAFPVQSKAESAAERLTTGNNTATFSNLGVANEQGAGNVPGNSELNKPLLAKAPVSVTSTSSPRSLGILGSGSQRNVFQKTCSQQFTAVHSRGQKTCSQQFTAVGRRPVHSSSTMSSDLMDKLSQAFLPGDKTIVSTVPELDYIWQGDFELWRTGRSPELCDGFQAHLSCTASRKVLEVAKKFPSRVQLEELPRQDSWPMQFQENGPTHENIGVFFFARDAHSYEHHYSKLVQNMLNNDLALRGNIETAELLIFPSNILSNNSQRWNMFYFLWGVFRVTKKGHDGAEPDCNSFSSATCADHQYIQVSEANIQGCSNEENSSGQPLGGTDLEDYCHDSIRTCCLTDSRGSINDVSTALARKRKIHAYPDSQKKMSDSSCCYADEPNVYVNTMPVTCSISSIHEQDNQSRVINFNNTESLMDIYHFNSVELNSGAVNPVSHASGGAQKRKVDMLNWTDGVNGSLDKKIKLDNVSSTVESSVSENIRDGYPLAASSVDDCTDNKAMPGTSKSNGKCIFPLDLNAVDDDATTGNVVTILSSDDEDLPEQNTQGPKLELGDNEFSGKSIFSFSPMVEEKWNKGESLPTDTSGVLSLAIAFPASKEQAGKMQSESCNGL from the exons ATGAAGTCAGGAGTAGGCAGTGCCCTTGGTGGTTGTGCATCTACAGTAAAGCAGGCCGACACTGGTTCACAAG GGACCTTCAGTGTGGCTCTAAGgaagaaaagaggaagaacagCACCTCCATCTTCTAGATGTTTACGTGGTAAAAAGGATGATAAGGTCATGGACAGTGATGATGCTATTAACAATTTGAACCATGCTTGTAATGTGCAAGCAACTGCTGTTAAGAACACTACTGCTGTGGATAAGACTGCTCAAGCAATATTGGATGAT CAGGTTTATAAGGCAGAAATGAATTCCACGTCCTCAGACAATGAGAGTGCCGAAGAAGTTGAGGAT GTGAAAGTTTGTGACATATGTGGAGATGTTGGCGATGAGGAGAAGCTTGCTGTTTGCAATAGATGTAATGATGGTGCTGAGCATAT TTACTGTATgcaggtgatgatggaaaaggtTCCAGAGGTTGAGTGGTTTTGCGAAGAGTGCCAAGCTGAAGTAGATTTTGGAAAAGCTAACTTGCAAAAATCTCAAGTGAAGGTTGGCATTTCAAAGCAAGAGTCTATTGAAGAGAAAATCAATAAACCTATCAATGCTGCACAGGGCAGAAGTTCTTCTGAGAATGAAGTGGATGCTGAAACTGTTGGCAGAAAAGAATGGAATGAAGCAAATCAAGCCATTGATACGGTTACTAGGAGGAACGAAGAAGATGCAAGGATTATGACCGTGGCTAAGCAAAACATTCCTGAACCTGGGGTCTTATTGATGGGGTCTGACTCCAGAAAAAGAATACCTCTGTCACGCGACAGCTCATTCAGGTTGGTTATGGAGAAAGGGAAGCAACCCACTCCCCAAGTACCAACCTTATTGGCGTCTAGTGCTGCCAAGAGTCAGGCACCACCATTTGCTG GTCAACTCTCCAAGTCCACCTCCTTCAACACCTCTAAGGTCCCCAAGGTGAAGCAACTAGTGAATGAAGCTCCTCAGAAGACCAAAACTTTGAAGGCTCAGTTGACCTCTAGTATGAAAAAAGAGGGTCCAATGTGCCTATCTGCAAAGCCATCATCATTCAAAAAGCCCAAAACGTGTGAATCAGCAATCAAGGCAAAGACTTCCACCATACCACCTGCCGAGGAGCTAACTGTGATAAATTTACCAGTGAGCCGAAATGCAAGTAATGATAGAGGCACTTCTATCTTAGGATGTCCATCCATTGCTGGATCAATTGCTTTTCCAGTTCAGTCAAAAGCAGAATCTGCAGCCGAGCGTCTCACTACAGGAAATAACACAGCCACTTTTAGTAATTTAGGAGTTGCCAATGAGCAGGGTGCTGGAAACGTTCCTG GAAACAGTGAGCTAAATAAGCCACTTTTAGCAAAAGCACCAGTGAGTGTAACATCAACTAGTTCTCCGAGATCCTTAGGTATTCTTGGTTCTGGTTCCCAAAGAAATGTGTTCCAGAAGACCTGTTCACAGCAGTTCACAGCAGTTCACAGCCGTGGGCAGAAGACCTGTTCACAGCAGTTCACAGCCGTAGGCAGAAGACCTGTTCACAGCAGTTCTACTATGTCAAGTGATCTGATGGACAAATTGAGTCAAGCCTTTTTACCTGGTGATAAAACAATAGTTTCAACTGTTCCAGAGTTGGATTATATTTGGCA AGGTGATTTTGAGCTGTGGAGGACTGGAAGATCACCTGAGCTATGTGATGGTTTTCAAGCTCACTTATCATGTACCGCTTCACGAAAAGTGCTGGAAGTAGCAAAGAAATTCCCTTCAAGAGTCCAGCTTGAAGAACTACCTCGTCAGGACTCATGGCCCATGCAGTTTCAGGAAAATGGACCCACGCATGAAAATATTGGTGTTTTCTTCTTTGCTAGAGATGCCCATAG CTATGAACATCATTACAGTAAATTGGTTCAAAATATGCTAAACAACGACTTGGCACTCAGAGGAAATATCGAAACAGCTGAATTGCTTATATTCCCTTCCAACATCCTGTCAAACAACTCCCAGA GATGGAATATGTTTTATTTTCTGTGGGGTGTGTTTAGAGTAACAAAAAAAGGTCATGATGGTGCTGAACCAGATTGCAATTCGTTTAGTTCAGCTACTTGTGCAGACCATCAATATATCCAAGTTTCGGAAGCTAATATTCAGGGATGTTCAAATGAAGAGAACTCTTCGGGTCAGCCTCTGGGTGGAACAGATTTGGAAGATTATTGTCATGATTCAATTAGAACATGCTGTTTAACAGATAGCAGGGGTTCAATCAATGATGTTTCCACTGCTCTGGCAAGAAAACGCAAG ATACATGCATATCCAGACTCTCAAAAGAAAATGTCGGATTCTTCCTGCTGTTATGCTGATGAGCCAAATGTTTATGTAAATACAATGCCAGTAACTTGCTCTATCTCATCCATCCACGAACAAG ATAATCAGAGCAGAGTCATTAACTTCAACAATACAGAGAGCCTGATGGATATATATCATTTTAATAGTGTTGAATTGAACTCTGGTGCAGTGAATCCTGTTTCGCATGCATCAGGTGGGGCACAAAAACGGAAAGTTGATATGCTGAACTGGACTGATGGAGTCAATGGATCACTGGATAAGAAAATTAAATTGGATAATGTATCATCCACTGTGGAGTCTAGTGTAAGTGAGAATATTAGAGATGGTTACCCTCTAGCAGCTTCATCTGTGGATGATTGCACTGACAATAAGGCAATGCCTGGAACCTCGAAGAGTAATGGAAAGTGCATATTTCCGCTAGATCTAAATGCGGTGGATGATGATGCAACTACTGGAAATGTTGTAACTATTCTGTCTTCTGATGATGAAGATTTACCTGAACAGAACACGCAAGGTCCTAAGCTAGAGCTGGGGGACAACGAATTTTCTGGAAAATCCATCTTTTCGTTCTCTCCCATGGTTGAAGAAAAGTGGAATAAGGGAGAGTCGCTGCCTACTGATACGTCAGGTGTCCTGTCCCTTGCCATTGCATTCCCAGCGTCAAAGGAACAAGCTGGTAAAATGCAATCGGAGTCATGCAACGGGCTCTAG
- the LOC127300741 gene encoding ASI1-immunoprecipitated protein 2 isoform X3 yields MKSGVGSALGGCASTVKQADTGSQGTFSVALRKKRGRTAPPSSRCLRGKKDDKVMDSDDAINNLNHACNVQATAVKNTTAVDKTAQAILDDQVYKAEMNSTSSDNESAEEVEDVKVCDICGDVGDEEKLAVCNRCNDGAEHIYCMQVMMEKVPEVEWFCEECQAEVDFGKEGRSSSENEVDAETVGRKEWNEANQAIDTVTRRNEEDARIMTVAKQNIPEPGVLLMGSDSRKRIPLSRDSSFRLVMEKGKQPTPQVPTLLASSAAKSQAPPFAGQLSKSTSFNTSKVPKVKQLVNEAPQKTKTLKAQLTSSMKKEGPMCLSAKPSSFKKPKTCESAIKAKTSTIPPAEELTVINLPVSRNASNDRGTSILGCPSIAGSIAFPVQSKAESAAERLTTGNNTATFSNLGVANEQGAGNVPGNSELNKPLLAKAPVSVTSTSSPRSLGILGSGSQRNVFQKTCSQQFTAVHSRGQKTCSQQFTAVGRRPVHSSSTMSSDLMDKLSQAFLPGDKTIVSTVPELDYIWQGDFELWRTGRSPELCDGFQAHLSCTASRKVLEVAKKFPSRVQLEELPRQDSWPMQFQENGPTHENIGVFFFARDAHSYEHHYSKLVQNMLNNDLALRGNIETAELLIFPSNILSNNSQRWNMFYFLWGVFRVTKKGHDGAEPDCNSFSSATCADHQYIQVSEANIQGCSNEENSSGQPLGGTDLEDYCHDSIRTCCLTDSRGSINDVSTALARKRKIHAYPDSQKKMSDSSCCYADEPNVYVNTMPVTCSISSIHEQDNQSRVINFNNTESLMDIYHFNSVELNSGAVNPVSHASGGAQKRKVDMLNWTDGVNGSLDKKIKLDNVSSTVESSVSENIRDGYPLAASSVDDCTDNKAMPGTSKSNGKCIFPLDLNAVDDDATTGNVVTILSSDDEDLPEQNTQGPKLELGDNEFSGKSIFSFSPMVEEKWNKGESLPTDTSGVLSLAIAFPASKEQAGKMQSESCNGL; encoded by the exons ATGAAGTCAGGAGTAGGCAGTGCCCTTGGTGGTTGTGCATCTACAGTAAAGCAGGCCGACACTGGTTCACAAG GGACCTTCAGTGTGGCTCTAAGgaagaaaagaggaagaacagCACCTCCATCTTCTAGATGTTTACGTGGTAAAAAGGATGATAAGGTCATGGACAGTGATGATGCTATTAACAATTTGAACCATGCTTGTAATGTGCAAGCAACTGCTGTTAAGAACACTACTGCTGTGGATAAGACTGCTCAAGCAATATTGGATGAT CAGGTTTATAAGGCAGAAATGAATTCCACGTCCTCAGACAATGAGAGTGCCGAAGAAGTTGAGGAT GTGAAAGTTTGTGACATATGTGGAGATGTTGGCGATGAGGAGAAGCTTGCTGTTTGCAATAGATGTAATGATGGTGCTGAGCATAT TTACTGTATgcaggtgatgatggaaaaggtTCCAGAGGTTGAGTGGTTTTGCGAAGAGTGCCAAGCTGAAGTAGATTTTGGAAAAG AGGGCAGAAGTTCTTCTGAGAATGAAGTGGATGCTGAAACTGTTGGCAGAAAAGAATGGAATGAAGCAAATCAAGCCATTGATACGGTTACTAGGAGGAACGAAGAAGATGCAAGGATTATGACCGTGGCTAAGCAAAACATTCCTGAACCTGGGGTCTTATTGATGGGGTCTGACTCCAGAAAAAGAATACCTCTGTCACGCGACAGCTCATTCAGGTTGGTTATGGAGAAAGGGAAGCAACCCACTCCCCAAGTACCAACCTTATTGGCGTCTAGTGCTGCCAAGAGTCAGGCACCACCATTTGCTG GTCAACTCTCCAAGTCCACCTCCTTCAACACCTCTAAGGTCCCCAAGGTGAAGCAACTAGTGAATGAAGCTCCTCAGAAGACCAAAACTTTGAAGGCTCAGTTGACCTCTAGTATGAAAAAAGAGGGTCCAATGTGCCTATCTGCAAAGCCATCATCATTCAAAAAGCCCAAAACGTGTGAATCAGCAATCAAGGCAAAGACTTCCACCATACCACCTGCCGAGGAGCTAACTGTGATAAATTTACCAGTGAGCCGAAATGCAAGTAATGATAGAGGCACTTCTATCTTAGGATGTCCATCCATTGCTGGATCAATTGCTTTTCCAGTTCAGTCAAAAGCAGAATCTGCAGCCGAGCGTCTCACTACAGGAAATAACACAGCCACTTTTAGTAATTTAGGAGTTGCCAATGAGCAGGGTGCTGGAAACGTTCCTG GAAACAGTGAGCTAAATAAGCCACTTTTAGCAAAAGCACCAGTGAGTGTAACATCAACTAGTTCTCCGAGATCCTTAGGTATTCTTGGTTCTGGTTCCCAAAGAAATGTGTTCCAGAAGACCTGTTCACAGCAGTTCACAGCAGTTCACAGCCGTGGGCAGAAGACCTGTTCACAGCAGTTCACAGCCGTAGGCAGAAGACCTGTTCACAGCAGTTCTACTATGTCAAGTGATCTGATGGACAAATTGAGTCAAGCCTTTTTACCTGGTGATAAAACAATAGTTTCAACTGTTCCAGAGTTGGATTATATTTGGCA AGGTGATTTTGAGCTGTGGAGGACTGGAAGATCACCTGAGCTATGTGATGGTTTTCAAGCTCACTTATCATGTACCGCTTCACGAAAAGTGCTGGAAGTAGCAAAGAAATTCCCTTCAAGAGTCCAGCTTGAAGAACTACCTCGTCAGGACTCATGGCCCATGCAGTTTCAGGAAAATGGACCCACGCATGAAAATATTGGTGTTTTCTTCTTTGCTAGAGATGCCCATAG CTATGAACATCATTACAGTAAATTGGTTCAAAATATGCTAAACAACGACTTGGCACTCAGAGGAAATATCGAAACAGCTGAATTGCTTATATTCCCTTCCAACATCCTGTCAAACAACTCCCAGA GATGGAATATGTTTTATTTTCTGTGGGGTGTGTTTAGAGTAACAAAAAAAGGTCATGATGGTGCTGAACCAGATTGCAATTCGTTTAGTTCAGCTACTTGTGCAGACCATCAATATATCCAAGTTTCGGAAGCTAATATTCAGGGATGTTCAAATGAAGAGAACTCTTCGGGTCAGCCTCTGGGTGGAACAGATTTGGAAGATTATTGTCATGATTCAATTAGAACATGCTGTTTAACAGATAGCAGGGGTTCAATCAATGATGTTTCCACTGCTCTGGCAAGAAAACGCAAG ATACATGCATATCCAGACTCTCAAAAGAAAATGTCGGATTCTTCCTGCTGTTATGCTGATGAGCCAAATGTTTATGTAAATACAATGCCAGTAACTTGCTCTATCTCATCCATCCACGAACAAG ATAATCAGAGCAGAGTCATTAACTTCAACAATACAGAGAGCCTGATGGATATATATCATTTTAATAGTGTTGAATTGAACTCTGGTGCAGTGAATCCTGTTTCGCATGCATCAGGTGGGGCACAAAAACGGAAAGTTGATATGCTGAACTGGACTGATGGAGTCAATGGATCACTGGATAAGAAAATTAAATTGGATAATGTATCATCCACTGTGGAGTCTAGTGTAAGTGAGAATATTAGAGATGGTTACCCTCTAGCAGCTTCATCTGTGGATGATTGCACTGACAATAAGGCAATGCCTGGAACCTCGAAGAGTAATGGAAAGTGCATATTTCCGCTAGATCTAAATGCGGTGGATGATGATGCAACTACTGGAAATGTTGTAACTATTCTGTCTTCTGATGATGAAGATTTACCTGAACAGAACACGCAAGGTCCTAAGCTAGAGCTGGGGGACAACGAATTTTCTGGAAAATCCATCTTTTCGTTCTCTCCCATGGTTGAAGAAAAGTGGAATAAGGGAGAGTCGCTGCCTACTGATACGTCAGGTGTCCTGTCCCTTGCCATTGCATTCCCAGCGTCAAAGGAACAAGCTGGTAAAATGCAATCGGAGTCATGCAACGGGCTCTAG